A genomic stretch from Capricornis sumatraensis isolate serow.1 chromosome 4, serow.2, whole genome shotgun sequence includes:
- the ADSL gene encoding adenylosuccinate lyase isoform X1, giving the protein MAAGGDCGGREAACGYDSYRSPLASRYASPEMCFLFSDKYKFRTWRQLWLWLAEAEQTLGLPVTEEQIQEMKSNLDNIDFKMAAEEEKQLRHDVMAHVHTFAHCCPKAAGIIHLGATSCYVGDNTDLIILRNAFDLLLPKLARVISRLADFAKERADLPTLGFTHFQPAQLTTVGKRCCLWIQDLCMDLQNLKRVRDELRFRGVKGTTGTQASFLQLFEGDDQKVEQLDKMVTEKAGFKRAFIITGQTYTRKVDIEVLSVLASLGASVHKICTDIRLLANLKEMEEPFEKQQIGSSAMPYKRNPMRSERCCSLARHLMTLVLDPLQTASVQWFERTLDDSANRRICLAEAFLTADTVLNTLQNISEGLVVYPKVIERRIRQELPFMATENIIMAMVKAGGNRQDCHEKIRVLSQQAAAVVKQEGGDNDLIERIQADAYFSPIHSQLDHLLDPSSFTGRASQQVQRFLEEEVCPLLKPYESVMKVKAELCL; this is encoded by the exons ATGGCCGCAGGGGGCGACTGTGGCGGGCGGGAGGCGGCCTGTGGGTACGATAGCTATCGCTCGCCGCTTGCTTCCCGTTATGCCAGCCCGGAGATGTGCTTCCTGTTTAGCGACAAGTACAAATTCCGGACCTGGCGGCAGCTCTGGCTATGGCTGGCGGAGGCCGAGCAG ACACTGGGTTTGCCTGTCACAGAGGAACAAATCCAGGAGATGAAATCTAACCTGGACAACATCGACTTCAAGATGGCAGCTGAAGAGGAGAAGCAGTTACGACATGATGTGATGGCCCACGTGCACACGTTTGCCCACTGCTGCCCCAAAGCTGCTGGCATTATCCATCTTGGCGCCACctcctgctatgtgggagacaaTACA GACCTGATTATTCTCAGAAATGCATTTGACCTGCTTTTGCCAAAG CTTGCCAGGGTGATCTCTCGGCTTGCCGACTTTGCCAAGGAACGAGCCGATCTCCCCACCTTAGGTTTCACACATTTCCA GCCTGCTCAGCTGACCACAGTTGGGAAACGTTGCTGTCTCTGGATTCAGGATCTGTGCATGGATCTCCAGAACCTGAAGCGTGTCCGGGATGAGCTGCGCTTCCGAGGCGTGAAGGGTACCACTGGCACCCAGGCCAGCTTCCTGCAGCTCTTCGAGGGAGATGACCAAAAG GTAGAACAGCTTGACAAGATGGTGACAGAAAAGGCAGGATTCAAGAG gGCTTTTATCATCACAGGGCAGACCTATACACGAAAAGTAGATATTGAGGTGCTCTCTGTGCTGGCTAGCTTGGGGGCATCGGTGCACAAG ATTTGTACGGACATACGACTCCTGGCAAACCTCAAGGAGATGGAGGAGCCCTTTGAAAAACAGCAGATCG GCTCAAGTGCAATGCCATACAAGCGGAACCCTATGCGCTCAGAGCGGTGCTGCAGCCTGGCCCGGCACCTGATGACCCTCGTCTTGGACCCCTTGCAGACGGCATCTGTGCAGTGGTTTGAACGCACACTCGATGACAGTGCCAACCG acGTATCTGTTTGGCGGAGGCGTTTCTCACTGCAGATACTGTACTGAATACGTTGCAGAACATTTCTGAAGGATTGGTGGTATACCCCAAA GTAATTGAGCGGCGCATCCGGCAGGAGCTGCCTTTCATGGCCACAGAGAACATCATTATGGCCATGGTGAAAGCCGGGGGTAACCGCCAG GATTGCCACGAGAAAATCAGAGTGCTCTCGCAGCAGGCAGCTGCCGTGGTCAAGCAGGAAGGGGGTGACAATGACCTCATCGAACGCATCCAGGCTGATGCCTACTTCAGTCCAATCCACTCCCAGTTGGACCATTTGCTGGATCCTTCTTCTTTCACCGGCCGTGCATCCCAGCAG GTACAGAGATTCTTAGAAGAGGAGGTGTGTCCCCTGTTAAAACCATATGAAAGTGTGATGAAGGTGAAGGCAGAATTATGTCTGTAG
- the ADSL gene encoding adenylosuccinate lyase isoform X3, translated as MAAGGDCGGREAACGYDSYRSPLASRYASPEMCFLFSDKYKFRTWRQLWLWLAEAEQTLGLPVTEEQIQEMKSNLDNIDFKMAAEEEKQLRHDVMAHVHTFAHCCPKAAGIIHLGATSCYVGDNTDLIILRNAFDLLLPKLARVISRLADFAKERADLPTLGFTHFQPAQLTTVGKRCCLWIQDLCMDLQNLKRVRDELRFRGVKGTTGTQASFLQLFEGDDQKVEQLDKMVTEKAGFKRAFIITGQTYTRKVDIEVLSVLASLGASVHKICTDIRLLANLKEMEEPFEKQQIGSSAMPYKRNPMRSERCCSLARHLMTLVLDPLQTASVQWFERTLDDSANRRICLAEAFLTADTVLNTLQNISEGLVVYPKVIERRIRQELPFMATENIIMAMVKAGGNRQVQRFLEEEVCPLLKPYESVMKVKAELCL; from the exons ATGGCCGCAGGGGGCGACTGTGGCGGGCGGGAGGCGGCCTGTGGGTACGATAGCTATCGCTCGCCGCTTGCTTCCCGTTATGCCAGCCCGGAGATGTGCTTCCTGTTTAGCGACAAGTACAAATTCCGGACCTGGCGGCAGCTCTGGCTATGGCTGGCGGAGGCCGAGCAG ACACTGGGTTTGCCTGTCACAGAGGAACAAATCCAGGAGATGAAATCTAACCTGGACAACATCGACTTCAAGATGGCAGCTGAAGAGGAGAAGCAGTTACGACATGATGTGATGGCCCACGTGCACACGTTTGCCCACTGCTGCCCCAAAGCTGCTGGCATTATCCATCTTGGCGCCACctcctgctatgtgggagacaaTACA GACCTGATTATTCTCAGAAATGCATTTGACCTGCTTTTGCCAAAG CTTGCCAGGGTGATCTCTCGGCTTGCCGACTTTGCCAAGGAACGAGCCGATCTCCCCACCTTAGGTTTCACACATTTCCA GCCTGCTCAGCTGACCACAGTTGGGAAACGTTGCTGTCTCTGGATTCAGGATCTGTGCATGGATCTCCAGAACCTGAAGCGTGTCCGGGATGAGCTGCGCTTCCGAGGCGTGAAGGGTACCACTGGCACCCAGGCCAGCTTCCTGCAGCTCTTCGAGGGAGATGACCAAAAG GTAGAACAGCTTGACAAGATGGTGACAGAAAAGGCAGGATTCAAGAG gGCTTTTATCATCACAGGGCAGACCTATACACGAAAAGTAGATATTGAGGTGCTCTCTGTGCTGGCTAGCTTGGGGGCATCGGTGCACAAG ATTTGTACGGACATACGACTCCTGGCAAACCTCAAGGAGATGGAGGAGCCCTTTGAAAAACAGCAGATCG GCTCAAGTGCAATGCCATACAAGCGGAACCCTATGCGCTCAGAGCGGTGCTGCAGCCTGGCCCGGCACCTGATGACCCTCGTCTTGGACCCCTTGCAGACGGCATCTGTGCAGTGGTTTGAACGCACACTCGATGACAGTGCCAACCG acGTATCTGTTTGGCGGAGGCGTTTCTCACTGCAGATACTGTACTGAATACGTTGCAGAACATTTCTGAAGGATTGGTGGTATACCCCAAA GTAATTGAGCGGCGCATCCGGCAGGAGCTGCCTTTCATGGCCACAGAGAACATCATTATGGCCATGGTGAAAGCCGGGGGTAACCGCCAG GTACAGAGATTCTTAGAAGAGGAGGTGTGTCCCCTGTTAAAACCATATGAAAGTGTGATGAAGGTGAAGGCAGAATTATGTCTGTAG
- the ADSL gene encoding adenylosuccinate lyase isoform X2: MAAGGDCGGREAACGYDSYRSPLASRYASPEMCFLFSDKYKFRTWRQLWLWLAEAEQTLGLPVTEEQIQEMKSNLDNIDFKMAAEEEKQLRHDVMAHVHTFAHCCPKAAGIIHLGATSCYVGDNTLARVISRLADFAKERADLPTLGFTHFQPAQLTTVGKRCCLWIQDLCMDLQNLKRVRDELRFRGVKGTTGTQASFLQLFEGDDQKVEQLDKMVTEKAGFKRAFIITGQTYTRKVDIEVLSVLASLGASVHKICTDIRLLANLKEMEEPFEKQQIGSSAMPYKRNPMRSERCCSLARHLMTLVLDPLQTASVQWFERTLDDSANRRICLAEAFLTADTVLNTLQNISEGLVVYPKVIERRIRQELPFMATENIIMAMVKAGGNRQDCHEKIRVLSQQAAAVVKQEGGDNDLIERIQADAYFSPIHSQLDHLLDPSSFTGRASQQVQRFLEEEVCPLLKPYESVMKVKAELCL, translated from the exons ATGGCCGCAGGGGGCGACTGTGGCGGGCGGGAGGCGGCCTGTGGGTACGATAGCTATCGCTCGCCGCTTGCTTCCCGTTATGCCAGCCCGGAGATGTGCTTCCTGTTTAGCGACAAGTACAAATTCCGGACCTGGCGGCAGCTCTGGCTATGGCTGGCGGAGGCCGAGCAG ACACTGGGTTTGCCTGTCACAGAGGAACAAATCCAGGAGATGAAATCTAACCTGGACAACATCGACTTCAAGATGGCAGCTGAAGAGGAGAAGCAGTTACGACATGATGTGATGGCCCACGTGCACACGTTTGCCCACTGCTGCCCCAAAGCTGCTGGCATTATCCATCTTGGCGCCACctcctgctatgtgggagacaaTACA CTTGCCAGGGTGATCTCTCGGCTTGCCGACTTTGCCAAGGAACGAGCCGATCTCCCCACCTTAGGTTTCACACATTTCCA GCCTGCTCAGCTGACCACAGTTGGGAAACGTTGCTGTCTCTGGATTCAGGATCTGTGCATGGATCTCCAGAACCTGAAGCGTGTCCGGGATGAGCTGCGCTTCCGAGGCGTGAAGGGTACCACTGGCACCCAGGCCAGCTTCCTGCAGCTCTTCGAGGGAGATGACCAAAAG GTAGAACAGCTTGACAAGATGGTGACAGAAAAGGCAGGATTCAAGAG gGCTTTTATCATCACAGGGCAGACCTATACACGAAAAGTAGATATTGAGGTGCTCTCTGTGCTGGCTAGCTTGGGGGCATCGGTGCACAAG ATTTGTACGGACATACGACTCCTGGCAAACCTCAAGGAGATGGAGGAGCCCTTTGAAAAACAGCAGATCG GCTCAAGTGCAATGCCATACAAGCGGAACCCTATGCGCTCAGAGCGGTGCTGCAGCCTGGCCCGGCACCTGATGACCCTCGTCTTGGACCCCTTGCAGACGGCATCTGTGCAGTGGTTTGAACGCACACTCGATGACAGTGCCAACCG acGTATCTGTTTGGCGGAGGCGTTTCTCACTGCAGATACTGTACTGAATACGTTGCAGAACATTTCTGAAGGATTGGTGGTATACCCCAAA GTAATTGAGCGGCGCATCCGGCAGGAGCTGCCTTTCATGGCCACAGAGAACATCATTATGGCCATGGTGAAAGCCGGGGGTAACCGCCAG GATTGCCACGAGAAAATCAGAGTGCTCTCGCAGCAGGCAGCTGCCGTGGTCAAGCAGGAAGGGGGTGACAATGACCTCATCGAACGCATCCAGGCTGATGCCTACTTCAGTCCAATCCACTCCCAGTTGGACCATTTGCTGGATCCTTCTTCTTTCACCGGCCGTGCATCCCAGCAG GTACAGAGATTCTTAGAAGAGGAGGTGTGTCCCCTGTTAAAACCATATGAAAGTGTGATGAAGGTGAAGGCAGAATTATGTCTGTAG